A stretch of Brassica napus cultivar Da-Ae chromosome C6, Da-Ae, whole genome shotgun sequence DNA encodes these proteins:
- the LOC106379506 gene encoding putative FBD-associated F-box protein At1g50980, with product MRNQIRRRGTRRNPIRRRDTVSEIPDELLLTILSFLPSKDVVATSAISKRWKSLWKEVKTFRYDDSYPLTFNMFALFIRSRSSVDILQLKLNPGFSRTNINPLVKDAVARSLRELRIEMLYISFELPQCLYFYPQLETLILQKLSLVDIPSNVSLIGVKKLHILSVRFSSDESVIKLLSICPLLEDLVVRRSLYTNVMIFTIDVPTLKNLCIYNSWKSRPEGVHGFVVNAPSLRCFNIKDSFSNYLRFGNMPELVKASVNIVCDQPEDILGSLASTRHLSLCLQSPYLHLATSFLFLDHLELFSCPSQWCNLLKDAPILRVLKLYQKHSQSNDVTYSWNQPISVPECLMSHLESFEWRQWHRPRERSCKVHPKKCELSKEGVVLLKICKET from the coding sequence ATGAGGAATCAGATTCGTAGGAGGGGTACAAGGAGGAATCCGATTCGTAGGAGGGATACAGTGAGTGAGATTCCAGACGAGTTGCTGTTGACGATACTGTCTTTTCTTCCTAGTAAAGATGTTGTAGCCACGAGTGCCATTTCAAAACGGTGGAAGTCTCTTTGGAAGGAGGTAAAGACATTCAGATATGATGATTCATATCCTCTCACTTTTAACATGTTTGCGCTATTCATTAGAAGCAGATCAAGTGTAGACATCTTGCAGCTCAAGTTGAACCCAGGTTTTTCGAGAACAAATATCAACCCTTTGGTTAAGGATGCAGTTGCTCGCTCTTTGAGAGAACTGAGAATAGAGATGCTTTACATATCCTTTGAGTTGCCCCAATGCTTGTATTTCTATCCACAACTTGAAACCCTCATACTCCAGAAACTTAGTCTTGTGGATATTCCATCTAACGTTTCTTTGATTGGTGTCAAGAAACTCCACATTTTATCGGTTAGATTCTCAAGCGACGAATCAGTGATTAAGCTTCTAAGCATATGCCCACTTCTTGAAGACTTGGTAGTGAGAAGAAGCCTATATACCAATGTGATGATATTTACTATTGATGTTCCTACACTGAAGAATTTATGTATCTATAATTCGTGGAAGTCAAGGCCTGAAGGTGTTCATGGGTTTGTGGTTAATGCACCTTCTTTGAGGTGCTTTAACATTAAGGACAGCTTCAGCAACTATTTACGGTTTGGTAATATGCCGGAGCTGGTCAAGGCGAGTGTCAACATCGTGTGTGACCAACCTGAGGACATTCTAGGATCTCTTGCCTCAACAAGACATCTCTCTCTGTGTTTACagtctccatatcttcatcttGCTACTTCGTTCCTCTTTCTTGACCACCTAGAGCTATTTTCATGTCCTTCCCAGTGGTGTAATTTACTCAAAGACGCTCCAATACTCCGAGTTCTCAAGTTGTATCAGAAACACTCTCAGTCCAACGACGTGACTTATTCATGGAACCAACCAATTTCTGTTCCTGAATGTTTAATGTCCCATCTGGAGAGCTTCGAGTGGAGACAATGGCACCGACCAAGAGAGAGAAGCTGCAAAGTACATCCTAAGAAATGCGAGTTGTCTAAAGAAGGCGTCGTTTTACTCAAAATCTGCAAGGAAACATGA